One stretch of Muribaculum intestinale DNA includes these proteins:
- the fabG gene encoding 3-oxoacyl-ACP reductase FabG, which yields MKYALVTGGSRGIGKAVCLKFAQMGVPVLINYHSNETAALDVLKCVQSIGGTAYLLQFDVASEKDVSSAIERWEDEHPDDYIAYLVNNAGIRKDNLMFMMPEKDWHDVIDVTLNGFYYVTRKLLPKMMMRRHGGRIINMASLSGLKGMPGQTNYSAAKGALIGATKALAQETASRNVTVNAIAPGFIESDMTKDLPQEELKKLVPMNRFGRPEEVAALVGFLCSDEAGYITGEVININGGLYS from the coding sequence ATGAAGTACGCATTAGTAACAGGTGGATCCAGAGGAATCGGCAAAGCTGTTTGCTTGAAGTTTGCACAAATGGGAGTTCCGGTTCTAATAAATTATCATTCAAATGAGACTGCCGCCCTTGATGTATTAAAGTGTGTGCAATCCATTGGAGGAACTGCATATCTTCTTCAGTTTGATGTGGCCTCTGAAAAAGATGTTAGTAGTGCAATAGAACGTTGGGAAGATGAGCATCCAGATGACTACATTGCGTACCTTGTAAATAATGCTGGAATACGAAAGGATAATCTGATGTTCATGATGCCTGAGAAAGATTGGCATGATGTTATTGATGTGACGCTTAATGGTTTCTACTATGTTACCCGTAAGCTGCTTCCCAAAATGATGATGCGCCGACATGGTGGCAGAATTATTAATATGGCGTCGTTATCCGGTTTGAAAGGAATGCCCGGGCAGACAAACTATAGTGCCGCAAAAGGTGCTTTAATCGGTGCAACCAAAGCTCTGGCGCAGGAAACGGCAAGTAGAAATGTGACAGTGAATGCCATCGCACCAGGATTTATTGAATCCGACATGACTAAGGATCTTCCGCAAGAAGAACTGAAAAAATTGGTTCCAATGAATCGTTTCGGCCGTCCGGAGGAAGTAGCAGCATTGGTTGGTTTTCTTTGTTCTGACGAGGCTGGTTACATAACTGGCGAAGTCATCAATATCAATGGAGGATTGTACAGTTAA
- a CDS encoding glycoside hydrolase family protein, producing MKKLLILFVALFSLVGTMPGNAASQRTAPAREQKTKRSIMELTIFERAVLIIKKFETLHDSRRHWPYLGYGHRKLPGEKYFRGYKMSEREADALLRKDLRKFCALYRDMGKDSILLGALAYNIGPGAVNKSSVYKMLKSGNRNIFKAYTSYCHYRGKWHKGLYTRRLTELGALFIP from the coding sequence ATGAAGAAACTCCTTATACTCTTTGTGGCATTGTTCTCCCTTGTAGGAACAATGCCCGGCAACGCCGCCTCACAGCGAACTGCCCCCGCAAGGGAGCAGAAAACAAAACGAAGCATAATGGAACTGACGATCTTTGAGCGTGCAGTTCTCATAATAAAGAAGTTTGAAACTTTACATGACTCACGCCGCCACTGGCCATACTTGGGTTACGGTCATAGAAAACTTCCCGGAGAGAAATATTTTCGTGGCTACAAGATGAGTGAGCGCGAAGCCGATGCACTTCTCCGCAAAGACCTACGGAAATTCTGCGCTCTATACCGCGACATGGGAAAGGATAGTATTCTGCTTGGAGCATTAGCCTACAACATCGGCCCCGGTGCTGTAAATAAGTCTAGCGTCTATAAAATGCTCAAATCCGGCAACCGCAACATCTTCAAAGCCTACACCTCCTACTGCCACTACCGAGGCAAATGGCACAAAGGATTATACACTCGCAGACTAACGGAACTCGGAGCCCTGTTCATCCCTTAA
- a CDS encoding conjugal transfer protein TraO yields the protein MRKAIILFAAMLALFTGQAMAQRCLPGMSAVEVKANMADGFYTGNSRNCGYSFGVYYSVFKGNANTWTFGGEYLQTYKPYGEKGRIPVAEFTGEVGYNLHLLSDYSQAFHLYCGVSALGGYETVNWGKSVLSDGSTLHNGDAFIYGGALTVQADFYLSDKIALTANVKERFVFGNSTGHFHTQYGVGVKFIIE from the coding sequence ATGAGAAAAGCGATAATTCTTTTCGCTGCCATGCTTGCTCTTTTCACAGGGCAGGCAATGGCCCAGCGATGCCTCCCCGGAATGTCAGCGGTCGAGGTAAAGGCAAATATGGCAGACGGTTTTTATACCGGCAACTCCCGCAACTGCGGCTATTCTTTCGGTGTCTATTACTCCGTTTTCAAGGGTAACGCCAACACATGGACTTTTGGCGGCGAGTATCTCCAGACTTACAAGCCATACGGCGAAAAAGGTCGTATCCCTGTTGCGGAGTTCACGGGCGAGGTAGGCTACAATCTCCACCTGTTGAGCGACTACTCGCAGGCTTTTCACCTCTATTGTGGCGTGTCTGCCCTCGGCGGATATGAAACGGTAAACTGGGGTAAGTCGGTGCTGTCCGACGGATCCACGCTCCACAACGGCGACGCCTTTATCTATGGCGGCGCACTGACTGTTCAGGCAGACTTTTATCTATCTGATAAAATAGCCTTGACTGCCAATGTGAAAGAACGGTTTGTGTTCGGCAACTCAACGGGCCATTTCCATACTCAGTATGGTGTTGGCGTAAAATTTATAATCGAATGA
- a CDS encoding methyltransferase, translating to MNLFPELKKRYSGDNLNAREAQRLAEFIAFGPVVFQTARILLKWGILDIIRDSDNGMTIDEVAKHTNISIYAAKCLMEAALCIGILFIDPETDRFKISKTGWFLINDPAVRVNIDFNHDVNYEGWFHLEESLKEGKPAGLKHFGDWPTVYEGLSSLPEQVQKSWFGFDHFYSDSSFPEALEIVFKKNKTRSLYDVGGNTGKWALQCVAYDNDVEVTILDLPQQIKLMETNTSGKEGANRIKGYGINLLEASAKFPKNETAPDAIWMSQFLDCFSMEEIVSILSIAKEAMGDNTRIYIMETLWDRQRFEPAAFCLTMTSLYFTAIANGNSKMYNTEDLAECIKKAGLEIEKIYDGLGQGHSIIKVKLINQ from the coding sequence ATGAATCTATTTCCAGAACTTAAAAAGAGATATTCAGGAGACAATCTAAATGCAAGAGAAGCTCAACGTCTTGCAGAGTTTATTGCATTTGGCCCTGTGGTATTCCAGACTGCTCGCATTTTGTTAAAATGGGGAATCTTGGATATAATTCGGGATTCAGATAATGGTATGACCATTGATGAAGTCGCGAAACATACTAACATCTCCATATACGCTGCAAAATGTCTGATGGAAGCTGCTCTTTGTATCGGTATACTTTTTATAGATCCGGAAACAGATCGGTTCAAAATATCAAAGACAGGATGGTTTCTCATTAACGACCCAGCAGTACGTGTTAATATTGATTTTAATCATGATGTTAACTACGAAGGCTGGTTCCACCTTGAAGAATCTCTTAAAGAGGGGAAGCCTGCCGGATTAAAACATTTCGGTGACTGGCCAACAGTTTACGAGGGCTTATCCAGCCTTCCGGAGCAAGTGCAAAAGTCATGGTTCGGATTTGACCATTTTTACAGTGATTCGTCATTTCCAGAAGCTCTCGAAATTGTATTTAAGAAGAATAAGACACGGTCGCTATATGATGTCGGTGGTAATACCGGCAAATGGGCTCTCCAGTGTGTTGCATATGATAATGACGTTGAGGTAACCATATTGGATCTTCCTCAGCAAATCAAGCTGATGGAAACGAATACATCCGGGAAAGAAGGAGCCAATCGCATAAAGGGATATGGGATTAATCTTCTTGAAGCTTCCGCAAAGTTCCCCAAAAACGAAACCGCGCCCGATGCCATTTGGATGAGCCAGTTTCTGGATTGCTTCTCAATGGAAGAAATCGTAAGCATTCTTTCAATAGCCAAGGAAGCTATGGGTGACAACACCAGAATCTATATAATGGAAACATTATGGGACCGTCAGCGTTTTGAACCCGCGGCTTTCTGTCTGACTATGACAAGCCTATATTTTACAGCCATTGCAAATGGCAACAGTAAAATGTACAACACTGAAGATCTTGCAGAGTGCATAAAGAAAGCCGGACTTGAAATAGAAAAAATTTATGACGGGTTGGGTCAAGGGCACAGCATAATAAAAGTAAAACTAATAAACCAATAA
- the traK gene encoding conjugative transposon protein TraK, with protein sequence MEFKSLKNIESSFRQIRLFGIVFVAMCAVVVSVALVMVFKFAEKQREKIYVLDNGKSLMLALSQDMSQNRPAEAREHVRRFHELFFTLSPDKSAIEHNINRALILSDNSAYNYYSDFSEKGYYNRIISGNINQICQVDSVVCNFTNYPYTAVTYAKQKIIRQSNVTERSLITTCKLTNSSRSDDNPNGFIIEGFNILENKDISTIKR encoded by the coding sequence ATGGAGTTCAAATCACTTAAAAACATAGAGTCATCTTTCCGTCAGATAAGGCTTTTCGGAATTGTATTTGTGGCTATGTGTGCGGTGGTTGTCTCGGTGGCTCTGGTTATGGTTTTCAAGTTTGCTGAGAAGCAGCGTGAGAAGATTTATGTCCTTGACAATGGCAAGTCTTTGATGCTTGCCTTGTCGCAGGACATGAGCCAGAACCGTCCGGCAGAGGCACGGGAGCATGTAAGACGTTTCCATGAATTGTTTTTCACTCTCTCGCCGGACAAATCGGCCATCGAACACAATATCAACCGCGCATTGATTCTCTCAGATAATAGCGCATACAATTACTACTCTGACTTCTCTGAAAAAGGTTACTATAACCGAATCATCTCAGGCAACATCAACCAGATATGTCAGGTGGACAGCGTTGTATGCAACTTCACCAACTATCCATACACGGCGGTTACTTATGCGAAGCAGAAAATCATTCGTCAGAGCAACGTGACTGAGCGCAGTCTTATAACAACCTGCAAGCTGACCAATTCGTCAAGATCAGATGACAATCCTAACGGCTTTATAATCGAGGGTTTCAATATCCTTGAAAATAAAGATATTTCCACAATCAAACGATAA
- a CDS encoding TraL conjugative transposon family protein, whose amino-acid sequence MRVLSKVRDTIYNKVWHTPKGKLRNFLICKCDNIPQKRRLTIVGIFFGLFVLIAFLLFGNACYHIGLGQARQHIDEIKHIKAVELPASTEKQSLPTFDDI is encoded by the coding sequence GTGAGAGTTTTATCAAAAGTACGCGACACCATATATAATAAGGTGTGGCACACTCCCAAAGGGAAATTGAGAAATTTCCTTATATGCAAATGTGATAATATACCGCAGAAACGACGGTTGACAATCGTGGGTATATTCTTCGGATTGTTTGTCCTCATCGCATTTCTATTGTTCGGCAATGCCTGTTACCACATAGGACTGGGGCAAGCCCGTCAGCACATTGATGAGATAAAGCATATAAAGGCAGTGGAGTTACCAGCTTCAACTGAAAAACAGTCACTACCAACATTTGATGACATTTGA
- a CDS encoding toprim domain-containing protein — translation MNIDAIRQIPLVDFLNHLGYRPTGRDSKGLWFYSPYRNERKPSFHVNPRKNLWFDFGSGAGGDIFNLAGELTGETDFIRRAEFIAQKMQLPVEKPYKPMPFKEEPTFENVAISRLEAPALLKYLDDRGIPRDIAQRYCVQCDYELHGKRYYAIGFENNAHGYELRNSFFKGSYPPKHITHIANGNARCNVFEGFIDFLSAERLGYNDGTDTIVLNSVSNLNKAIAPLREYSLVSCYLDNDNAGRAALVKLQQELGDKVMDKSALYPNHKDLNDYLMSLYPKQTAKSKLKL, via the coding sequence ATGAACATCGACGCTATCCGACAAATCCCGTTGGTGGATTTCCTCAACCACCTCGGCTATCGGCCGACAGGACGCGACAGCAAAGGATTGTGGTTCTACTCTCCATACCGCAATGAGCGTAAGCCCTCGTTCCATGTCAACCCGCGCAAAAATTTATGGTTCGATTTTGGGAGCGGTGCAGGTGGCGACATCTTCAACCTTGCCGGAGAGTTGACAGGCGAAACAGACTTCATCAGACGGGCGGAGTTCATCGCCCAAAAGATGCAGTTGCCAGTAGAGAAACCCTACAAGCCAATGCCGTTCAAGGAAGAACCGACATTTGAGAATGTTGCTATCTCCAGACTGGAGGCTCCGGCTCTGCTTAAATACCTTGATGACCGTGGCATACCACGCGACATAGCCCAACGCTATTGTGTGCAGTGTGATTATGAATTACATGGCAAGAGGTATTACGCCATCGGCTTTGAAAATAACGCGCATGGCTATGAACTGCGTAATTCCTTTTTCAAAGGCTCTTATCCACCCAAGCATATAACTCATATAGCCAATGGCAACGCCCGGTGTAATGTCTTTGAAGGCTTCATTGACTTTCTCTCAGCGGAACGACTCGGATATAATGACGGCACTGACACAATAGTGCTTAACTCTGTCTCCAATCTGAATAAAGCCATTGCGCCACTGAGAGAATACAGTCTGGTCAGTTGCTATCTCGACAACGACAATGCCGGACGAGCCGCACTCGTCAAGCTCCAGCAGGAGTTAGGCGATAAGGTAATGGACAAGTCCGCACTTTACCCCAATCACAAGGATCTGAACGACTATCTCATGTCGCTCTATCCTAAACAGACAGCAAAATCAAAACTCAAACTCTGA
- a CDS encoding beta-ketoacyl-[acyl-carrier-protein] synthase family protein, whose amino-acid sequence MSRRVVITGMGIWSCIGKNKEEVQDSLYKGKSGIGLEQARLDYGYQSALTGIVERPKLKGILDRRQRTGMSEESEYAFMASKEAFDEAGISDDYLKENEVGIIFGNDSSAKAVIEAHEIMKEKKDSALVGSGSIFQSMNSTVNMNLSTIFHLKGINMTISAACASGSHSIGLGYMMIKQGLQDMILVGGAQETNYYSMSSFDALGTFSSRMDEPTKASRPFDKNRDGLIPSGGAAALVLEDYDHAIARGANILAEVVGYGFSSNGGGISQPSDEGSERAMKRALADAGISAEEVDYVNAHATSTPQGDDYEAIALDRIFGGKKALISSTKSMTGHECWMAGASEAVYCVLMMQNSFVAPNINLDEPSEHAANLNIAKSTIDMPIDIALSNSFGFGGTNSALVIKKII is encoded by the coding sequence ATGAGTAGAAGAGTAGTAATCACAGGTATGGGAATTTGGTCCTGTATCGGAAAAAATAAAGAAGAAGTACAGGATTCACTATATAAAGGGAAATCTGGAATTGGCTTGGAACAAGCCAGGTTAGACTATGGCTACCAGTCCGCTCTGACGGGAATTGTGGAACGTCCGAAACTAAAGGGCATTCTCGACCGGCGTCAGAGGACCGGAATGTCCGAAGAGTCGGAATATGCGTTTATGGCTTCCAAAGAAGCATTTGATGAAGCCGGCATTTCAGATGACTATCTAAAGGAGAACGAAGTTGGTATCATCTTCGGTAACGATTCATCGGCCAAGGCTGTCATTGAGGCTCATGAAATAATGAAAGAAAAGAAAGATTCCGCATTAGTAGGATCTGGTTCTATTTTTCAGTCCATGAACTCGACGGTCAATATGAACCTCAGCACCATATTCCACCTTAAAGGAATTAATATGACCATAAGTGCAGCCTGTGCCAGCGGATCTCATTCTATAGGTCTTGGATATATGATGATTAAACAAGGTCTTCAAGATATGATATTGGTTGGAGGTGCTCAGGAAACCAACTACTACTCAATGTCTTCTTTCGATGCTCTTGGCACTTTCTCTTCAAGAATGGATGAGCCTACCAAAGCATCACGTCCATTTGATAAGAACAGGGATGGATTGATTCCCAGTGGCGGTGCCGCAGCATTGGTGCTTGAAGATTATGACCACGCCATTGCCAGAGGTGCAAACATTCTTGCTGAAGTGGTGGGATATGGATTTTCATCAAATGGCGGAGGCATCTCACAGCCCAGCGATGAAGGGTCAGAGCGAGCAATGAAAAGGGCACTCGCAGACGCAGGTATTTCTGCTGAGGAAGTTGATTATGTGAATGCACATGCCACTTCAACTCCTCAGGGTGATGACTATGAGGCAATAGCATTAGACCGGATATTCGGCGGGAAGAAAGCTCTTATAAGCTCTACCAAATCCATGACCGGTCATGAGTGTTGGATGGCTGGAGCTAGCGAAGCTGTTTATTGTGTTTTGATGATGCAAAATAGTTTTGTAGCACCAAACATCAATTTGGATGAGCCTAGTGAACATGCAGCTAATCTTAATATAGCTAAATCTACAATAGACATGCCAATTGATATTGCACTCAGCAACTCATTTGGATTTGGTGGAACAAATAGTGCTCTTGTGATAAAAAAAATAATCTAA
- the traM gene encoding conjugative transposon protein TraM, whose translation MTFEELKTKVNGWFQPKNEAERAKLKKYAIVFPAMFLTFIVALWLIFGSGFSSDMTDTSNANMELPDGDNAEIEGNKLKAMEAKALEDEKHRQDSVVQTFTEMADTMPTNISEEPTAIESSAQAYQSVQASLEDFYIPEDQSAAQVAELQARIDELEMQNAYAQQQTQQPNEVELMEKSYQLAAQYLGTGNGSQQAIIVDEPVKERKVMPVNQVNRNVVSSLNAATSERSFSTVVGGKRQNFKNTISACIASDQSVIDGQSVKLRTLEPMWIGNSLLPKNTTVVGSARLQGERLEITIESIEALGCIMEVDLAVYDSDGQEGINIPNSMESDALKEIGANMGSTVGSSINISTNAGAQIVSDVGRGLLNGVGQYLTKKVRQVKVHLKSGYKVMLKQVEQ comes from the coding sequence ATGACATTTGAAGAACTGAAAACGAAAGTCAATGGCTGGTTTCAGCCGAAAAATGAGGCTGAGAGAGCCAAACTTAAAAAGTATGCCATTGTATTTCCCGCGATGTTCCTGACATTCATAGTTGCCCTTTGGTTAATTTTCGGCAGTGGATTCTCGTCAGACATGACCGACACAAGCAACGCCAATATGGAGCTGCCGGATGGTGACAATGCCGAAATTGAAGGGAACAAACTCAAAGCAATGGAGGCTAAGGCACTTGAAGATGAAAAGCACCGACAGGATAGCGTAGTCCAGACATTCACTGAAATGGCGGATACGATGCCGACAAATATTTCAGAAGAGCCGACTGCAATAGAGTCATCGGCACAGGCATACCAGTCAGTCCAAGCGTCACTTGAAGATTTTTATATTCCCGAAGACCAGTCTGCGGCACAGGTCGCAGAACTTCAAGCGAGGATTGATGAACTGGAAATGCAGAATGCCTACGCCCAGCAGCAGACTCAGCAGCCCAATGAAGTGGAGCTGATGGAGAAGTCTTATCAGTTGGCGGCGCAGTATCTCGGCACTGGAAATGGTAGCCAACAGGCGATCATTGTCGATGAGCCGGTGAAGGAGCGTAAAGTTATGCCCGTGAATCAGGTCAACCGCAATGTGGTTTCCTCTCTCAATGCGGCAACATCTGAACGATCATTCTCTACTGTTGTCGGCGGCAAGCGTCAAAATTTCAAAAATACCATTTCAGCTTGTATAGCCTCTGACCAGTCGGTAATTGACGGTCAGAGCGTGAAACTTCGTACTCTTGAACCGATGTGGATTGGGAACTCTCTGTTGCCAAAGAATACAACCGTTGTCGGCTCGGCACGATTGCAAGGTGAACGCCTTGAAATCACGATTGAGAGCATTGAGGCATTAGGCTGTATAATGGAAGTTGACCTCGCTGTATATGACTCAGACGGTCAAGAGGGTATCAACATTCCCAATTCTATGGAGTCTGACGCACTGAAAGAAATCGGAGCCAATATGGGTAGTACCGTCGGCAGCTCAATCAACATATCCACCAATGCCGGAGCGCAAATTGTCTCCGATGTGGGTCGAGGCTTACTCAACGGCGTAGGTCAATATCTTACCAAGAAAGTCCGTCAGGTGAAAGTGCATCTGAAATCCGGATATAAAGTGATGCTCAAGCAGGTTGAGCAATAA
- a CDS encoding DUF3872 domain-containing protein encodes MKTILNRIGSARVTPTRFFGFFLRSTTKALCGCWAIVFAFVLSLTSCDDDLDVQQSYPFTVEVMPYADKIANGETVELRMTIVPEGNYTNTLYTIRYFQYEGKGLLKLVDGPTLVNNDRVLLESKQFRLNYTAYSSESHELLITIEDNYGTRWEQTFEFNNNDSDDKGGSESTVVTPINPGTLTPISQ; translated from the coding sequence ATGAAAACAATCCTCAATAGAATCGGCTCAGCCCGTGTCACTCCAACCCGTTTCTTCGGGTTCTTTCTCCGTTCCACTACGAAAGCGCTTTGCGGTTGCTGGGCAATCGTCTTTGCCTTCGTGTTATCCCTCACCTCCTGCGACGATGACCTCGATGTGCAACAATCATATCCCTTCACGGTGGAAGTTATGCCATACGCAGACAAAATAGCCAATGGCGAAACCGTAGAACTGCGTATGACCATCGTCCCCGAAGGTAACTACACCAACACACTCTACACAATCCGCTATTTCCAGTATGAGGGTAAAGGCTTGCTGAAACTCGTTGATGGCCCGACACTCGTCAACAATGACCGCGTCCTCCTCGAATCCAAGCAATTCCGGCTCAACTACACCGCTTACTCCTCAGAAAGTCACGAACTTCTGATAACGATTGAGGACAACTATGGGACTCGTTGGGAACAGACCTTTGAGTTCAACAACAACGACAGCGATGACAAAGGCGGATCGGAAAGTACTGTCGTGACACCAATCAATCCCGGTACACTAACACCTATTAGCCAATGA
- the traJ gene encoding conjugative transposon protein TraJ, which produces MDFSNLHTILRSLYDEMMPLCSDMAGVAQAIAGLGALFYVAYRIWQSLARAEPIDVFPLLRPFVIGFCIMFFPSVVLGTINAVMSPIVQGTASMLEGQTLDMQKYREEKDRLEYEQMMNDPSTAYLVDDAEFDRQIDELGVTEIGTAAGMYIERGMYKVKKAIQNFFRELLEMLFQAASLTIDTIRTFFLIVLAILGPIAFALSVWDGFQSTLTMWIQRYIQTYLWLPVADLFSTILAKIQVLMLQNDISELTNNPNADLDGTNTAYVIFMIIGIIGYFTIPTVAGWIIQAGGAGNYNRAVNNTAMQAGSMAGSVGGAVAGNVAGRAGKLLK; this is translated from the coding sequence ATAGATTTCAGCAACCTTCACACAATCCTCCGCTCGCTCTATGATGAGATGATGCCACTATGTTCGGATATGGCGGGCGTGGCACAGGCAATCGCCGGATTAGGTGCATTGTTCTATGTCGCCTACCGTATTTGGCAATCACTGGCGAGAGCAGAACCTATTGATGTGTTCCCGCTTCTTCGGCCCTTTGTTATCGGCTTCTGCATAATGTTTTTTCCGTCGGTTGTACTTGGGACAATCAATGCGGTGATGTCGCCAATCGTTCAAGGAACAGCCTCGATGCTGGAGGGGCAAACCCTCGATATGCAAAAGTACCGTGAAGAAAAAGACCGGTTGGAATATGAGCAGATGATGAATGACCCGTCAACCGCCTACCTCGTTGATGATGCTGAGTTTGACCGTCAGATTGATGAGTTGGGCGTGACTGAAATAGGGACAGCCGCAGGAATGTATATCGAGCGAGGAATGTATAAGGTCAAGAAAGCCATTCAGAACTTTTTCAGGGAATTACTTGAAATGCTGTTTCAGGCAGCCTCCCTTACGATAGACACAATAAGGACATTCTTCCTGATTGTGTTGGCAATCCTCGGCCCGATAGCGTTTGCCCTCTCGGTATGGGACGGCTTCCAGTCAACACTGACCATGTGGATCCAGCGATATATTCAGACTTATCTATGGCTTCCGGTCGCGGATTTGTTCAGTACAATTCTTGCCAAAATCCAAGTTTTGATGCTTCAAAACGACATTTCAGAACTGACTAATAACCCCAATGCAGACCTCGACGGGACAAATACCGCGTATGTTATCTTTATGATTATCGGTATTATAGGCTACTTCACAATACCCACTGTGGCGGGGTGGATTATCCAAGCCGGAGGTGCCGGAAACTACAATCGAGCTGTCAACAATACAGCGATGCAAGCAGGGTCCATGGCCGGAAGTGTCGGCGGTGCAGTTGCAGGCAACGTGGCCGGCAGAGCCGGAAAACTATTAAAATGA
- a CDS encoding prolyl oligopeptidase family serine peptidase — MMLIVGKEELPIYKYSMNRFYTILFLMMSFVCAFGHDKESVQELYEYGSYSSSDGLTINYRIISPDSTNIVESEESSYPLIVFMHGIGERGNDNKKQLEHGGDLFSNSSSRQSYPAYVIFPQCPDDYFWSLNKSPKSQKDIMKNQDETPIMKGVIELVENCANTLHIDKNRIYIVGLSMGGLAVYDAAWRHPDIFAAAVAICGAVNPDKLSSITDTSFRIYHGTNDDVIPIEASEAAYNVLKKHDIDAQLIELPDVGHECWDKAFASPDFLSWIFSKSKLHHGIEIQNAIALQP; from the coding sequence ATGATGCTAATTGTTGGGAAAGAAGAATTACCAATTTACAAATACTCTATGAATAGATTCTACACTATATTATTTTTGATGATGTCTTTTGTCTGTGCATTTGGGCATGACAAAGAAAGTGTTCAGGAACTGTATGAATATGGTTCATATAGTTCCTCCGATGGTCTCACCATAAATTATAGAATAATCTCTCCGGATTCTACCAATATTGTAGAATCAGAAGAAAGTAGTTATCCTCTGATTGTCTTTATGCACGGAATCGGTGAGCGTGGTAATGATAATAAGAAACAACTAGAACATGGTGGAGACCTTTTCTCAAATTCAAGTTCTCGACAGTCATACCCTGCATATGTGATTTTCCCTCAATGTCCAGATGACTATTTTTGGTCGTTGAATAAGAGCCCAAAATCTCAGAAGGACATCATGAAAAATCAAGACGAGACTCCCATTATGAAGGGGGTAATTGAGCTGGTGGAGAATTGTGCCAATACTCTGCATATCGATAAGAATAGAATTTATATAGTTGGCCTTTCTATGGGTGGACTTGCTGTATATGACGCAGCTTGGAGACACCCTGATATATTCGCCGCCGCAGTTGCCATTTGTGGTGCTGTAAATCCGGACAAACTTTCGTCCATAACAGATACATCGTTCCGTATATATCATGGAACAAATGACGATGTCATACCAATTGAAGCATCTGAAGCAGCATATAATGTTTTAAAAAAGCATGACATCGATGCTCAGCTCATTGAACTTCCCGATGTGGGACATGAATGTTGGGATAAGGCATTTGCATCCCCGGATTTTTTAAGCTGGATTTTCAGTAAATCAAAACTTCACCATGGTATAGAAATCCAGAATGCTATTGCTTTGCAACCATAA
- a CDS encoding helix-turn-helix transcriptional regulator translates to MMKSGNYNRIKEVLEEQGRTQTWLAKKLNITFRQVNSYCSNASQPSIPVLYDISILLQTPVSELLRESSEELLKTDDL, encoded by the coding sequence ATGATGAAATCAGGAAACTACAATCGTATTAAAGAAGTACTTGAAGAACAAGGTCGTACGCAGACATGGCTAGCCAAAAAGTTGAATATAACTTTTCGGCAGGTTAACTCTTATTGTTCTAATGCTTCTCAACCCAGTATCCCTGTTCTTTATGACATATCTATTTTGTTGCAAACGCCAGTTTCGGAATTACTTAGAGAATCGTCCGAGGAATTATTAAAAACAGATGACTTATGA